CGAGGGCGGGATCAACCGCTTTTACGGTGGTTACCGCACCGATGATGGCACGGAGCTGATGCTCAGTCTGCGCCAGGACTCTTCGCTGGATGATCTGCAATGGTGGGGGGATTTCACTCCCGACCTGGGCTACGTTATTCCCAACACCCGCGACATCATGACCGCCATTAAAGTGCAAAACCTGACCGGCCCTTTGCGCTATAGCGTGACCGCGACGCCCGCCGGACACCACGACGAGAGCAAAGCCTGGCTGCACTTTGGTAAATACGATCGCTACGACGATAAATATACCTATCCGGCCATGATGAACGGCTACATCCAGTACGACCTGACCGAAGGCGTAACCTGGATGAACGGCCTGGAGATAACGGATGGTACCGGACAACTGTTCCTGACCGGTATCCTCTCGCCCAACTTCGCCGCCCGCGCCTGGCACCACACGGGCCGGGCCGACGGGCTGGATGTGCCCGGCACCGAGACCGGCTATATGGTCAGCGCGATGTATGAAGCGCTAAAAGGCGTTTACCTCTCCACCGCTTACAGCTACGCCAAACACCGGCCGGATAGCGCCGAGGAAGAAACCACGTCCTTTATGCAGTTCGGTATCTGGTACGAATACGGCGGCGGACGTTTCGCTACCGCCTTCGACAGCCGGTTCTATATGCAGAATGCTTCTGGCGACCCGAGCGACCAAATCTTCCTGATGCAATATTTTTATTGGTAACAAGGACCGGAACACCATGAACATAAAACCTCTTCTTACACCGCTG
The Citrobacter arsenatis DNA segment above includes these coding regions:
- the ygjJ gene encoding protein YgjJ — translated: MKNISHCCRAIIALPFFCVSSLGAEEVRPAEHDDTKTPERSSPSFRFYGELGMGGYMDLEGQDKHKYSDGTYIEGGLEIKHGSWFGLIYGEGWTVQADHQGNAWVPDHSWGGFEGGINRFYGGYRTDDGTELMLSLRQDSSLDDLQWWGDFTPDLGYVIPNTRDIMTAIKVQNLTGPLRYSVTATPAGHHDESKAWLHFGKYDRYDDKYTYPAMMNGYIQYDLTEGVTWMNGLEITDGTGQLFLTGILSPNFAARAWHHTGRADGLDVPGTETGYMVSAMYEALKGVYLSTAYSYAKHRPDSAEEETTSFMQFGIWYEYGGGRFATAFDSRFYMQNASGDPSDQIFLMQYFYW